One Phenylobacterium hankyongense DNA segment encodes these proteins:
- a CDS encoding TonB-dependent receptor produces MVIQFPGLKACAFAATALTALAGGQAYAQSAAAPVAAAAPNQIEEVVVTALKRSTTVQSTPIAISAVTGQSIEKMGASSIQDYYRTVPNLQVDGNSPTSRRLTLRGVRAAGEATVGLYYDETPLTGPAGTTQDASSTTADINLFDIERVEILRGPQGTLYGSGSMGGTLRVIFAKPNSHKYEGAVEGQATNTEDGGPGYSVKGMVNVPIIEDKLAARLVIYKAEQSGYVDNIYLGRKDINDQHSSGGRLIVGFTPTDDLTLTATAVFQKTLLDGQNSWYPALGAKDYSTAAKVIAPTSDNLTMYNVTGKYDMHWATFTGTASYYKWTLLRNSDYSPTLSGSRANATSCRNYIAGGAPAFGAPANPACTPAQMAQYTAYADSRIPSALYQPMGLTSWNYEARLSGQALDDKVDWTAGAYYEDRNDYIESEVPLADKTTGQVIQPLNLGAWRHVGTATKQTAFFAEVAYKPISPLTLTVGVREFKYDKTVNGVVLVSNFITQSYVGPPASVDASASGWVSKFNAAYQINPDIMVYAMAAKGFRPGGANNVPGLASALLAYQPDSLWNYEAGVKSQWFERRLTLNAAAYQIDWSNLQITATSANGAFSYLTNAGQARIRGLELEAVARPMDGLTLNATAAFVNAVLTTDQANSTILITGSTGLAGDEFPNVPKFSGSASAEYTWPLTGNINGLVRADYAYVGQSASQFRPTYVYYEKQGDYGLVNLRGGVEGDDWGAYLFVNNVTNEVGLTSVTSSVNNPKQVISLTPRTVGVTVRRRF; encoded by the coding sequence ATGGTCATCCAATTTCCGGGTCTGAAGGCGTGCGCCTTCGCCGCCACAGCCTTGACCGCACTGGCCGGCGGCCAGGCGTATGCTCAGAGCGCCGCCGCGCCGGTCGCGGCCGCCGCGCCGAACCAGATCGAGGAAGTGGTGGTCACCGCGCTGAAGCGCTCCACCACCGTCCAGTCCACGCCGATCGCCATCAGCGCCGTCACCGGCCAGTCCATCGAGAAGATGGGGGCCTCGAGCATCCAGGACTACTACCGCACCGTCCCCAACCTGCAGGTCGACGGCAACTCGCCGACCTCGCGCCGCCTGACGCTGCGCGGCGTGCGCGCCGCGGGCGAGGCGACCGTCGGCCTCTATTATGACGAGACGCCGCTGACCGGCCCGGCCGGCACCACCCAGGACGCCAGCTCCACCACCGCCGACATCAACCTGTTCGACATCGAGCGGGTCGAGATCCTGCGCGGGCCGCAGGGCACCCTCTACGGCTCCGGCTCGATGGGCGGCACGCTGCGGGTGATCTTCGCCAAGCCGAACAGCCACAAGTATGAGGGCGCCGTCGAAGGCCAGGCCACCAACACCGAGGACGGCGGCCCGGGCTATTCCGTGAAGGGCATGGTCAACGTGCCGATCATCGAGGACAAGCTCGCCGCGCGCCTGGTGATCTACAAGGCCGAGCAGTCCGGCTACGTCGACAACATCTATCTCGGCCGCAAGGACATCAACGACCAGCACTCGTCCGGCGGACGGCTGATCGTCGGCTTCACGCCCACCGACGACCTCACCCTGACGGCCACCGCGGTGTTCCAGAAGACCCTGCTGGACGGCCAGAACTCCTGGTACCCCGCCCTGGGGGCCAAGGACTACTCGACCGCCGCCAAGGTCATCGCGCCGACCAGCGACAACCTGACGATGTACAACGTCACCGGCAAGTACGACATGCACTGGGCGACGTTCACCGGCACGGCCTCCTACTACAAGTGGACCCTGCTGCGGAACTCGGACTACAGCCCGACGCTGTCCGGCAGCCGGGCCAACGCCACGTCCTGCCGCAACTACATCGCCGGCGGCGCGCCGGCGTTCGGGGCCCCCGCCAACCCGGCCTGCACCCCCGCGCAGATGGCGCAGTACACCGCCTATGCCGACAGCCGCATCCCCAGCGCGCTCTACCAGCCGATGGGCCTGACCTCGTGGAACTACGAGGCCCGGCTGAGCGGCCAGGCGCTCGACGACAAGGTCGACTGGACCGCGGGCGCCTACTACGAGGACCGCAACGACTACATCGAAAGCGAGGTCCCGCTCGCGGACAAGACGACCGGCCAGGTGATCCAGCCGCTCAACCTCGGCGCCTGGCGCCACGTGGGCACGGCCACCAAGCAGACCGCCTTCTTCGCCGAAGTGGCCTACAAGCCGATCTCGCCGCTGACGCTGACCGTCGGCGTGCGTGAGTTCAAGTACGACAAGACCGTCAACGGCGTGGTGCTGGTCTCGAACTTCATCACCCAATCCTACGTCGGTCCGCCCGCCTCGGTGGACGCCAGCGCCTCGGGCTGGGTCAGCAAGTTCAACGCCGCCTACCAGATCAATCCGGACATCATGGTCTACGCCATGGCGGCCAAGGGCTTCCGGCCCGGCGGCGCCAACAACGTCCCGGGCCTGGCCTCGGCGCTGCTGGCCTACCAGCCGGACAGCCTGTGGAACTATGAGGCCGGCGTGAAGAGCCAGTGGTTCGAGCGTCGACTGACCCTCAACGCCGCGGCCTACCAGATCGACTGGAGCAACCTGCAGATCACGGCCACGAGCGCCAATGGGGCGTTCAGCTACCTGACCAACGCCGGTCAGGCGCGCATCCGCGGCCTGGAACTCGAGGCGGTGGCGCGTCCCATGGACGGGCTGACGCTCAACGCCACGGCCGCCTTCGTGAACGCCGTGCTCACCACCGACCAGGCGAACTCGACGATCCTGATCACCGGCTCCACCGGCCTGGCGGGCGACGAGTTCCCGAACGTGCCGAAGTTCAGCGGCTCGGCCAGCGCGGAATACACCTGGCCGCTGACCGGGAACATCAACGGCCTGGTTCGCGCCGACTACGCCTACGTCGGCCAGAGCGCGTCGCAGTTCCGTCCGACCTACGTCTACTACGAGAAGCAGGGCGACTACGGCCTGGTCAACCTGCGCGGCGGCGTCGAAGGCGACGACTGGGGCGCGTACCTGTTCGTCAACAACGTCACCAACGAGGTCGGGCTGACGAGCGTCACGTCCTCGGTGAACAACCCCAAGCAGGTCATCAGCCTGACCCCGCGGACCGTCGGCGTCACCGTGCGTCGCCGCTTCTAG